The Thermococcus thermotolerans genome contains a region encoding:
- a CDS encoding biotin--[acetyl-CoA-carboxylase] ligase — MVKVDQVVGIRVITLDEVDSTNEYAKSIAREVPEGTVVVARRQTAGRGRKGRRWASPEGGLWVSVILKPPKVDPRLVFVGALAVTDTLADFGIPCGIKWPNDVWAGGKKIAGALTEGKVGEYTILGVGLNVNNPIPEELRETATAMVNFTGVRMPLERVLERLLFHLDGWYRVFKERPEIMMAKVRERTFILGRVVRVVEDNDVLIGRAVDVLDDGSLLLDIDGQLRRVLYGDVSLRFL, encoded by the coding sequence ATGGTAAAAGTAGATCAGGTTGTAGGTATCAGGGTCATCACCCTCGACGAAGTGGATTCCACGAACGAATACGCCAAATCCATCGCCCGTGAGGTTCCCGAGGGTACGGTGGTGGTTGCGAGGCGCCAGACTGCTGGGAGGGGCAGGAAGGGCCGGCGGTGGGCCTCTCCCGAGGGAGGTCTGTGGGTGAGCGTCATCCTCAAACCTCCGAAGGTTGACCCAAGGCTGGTCTTCGTCGGTGCTCTGGCAGTCACCGATACCCTTGCGGACTTTGGAATCCCCTGTGGGATAAAGTGGCCGAACGACGTGTGGGCGGGGGGCAAAAAGATCGCCGGCGCGCTGACCGAGGGGAAGGTTGGCGAGTACACCATCCTGGGCGTTGGTCTAAACGTCAACAATCCCATCCCTGAAGAGCTGAGGGAAACCGCAACGGCCATGGTGAACTTCACAGGCGTAAGGATGCCTCTGGAACGGGTTCTTGAGAGGCTCCTCTTCCATCTGGACGGCTGGTACCGCGTCTTTAAGGAGAGGCCGGAGATAATGATGGCCAAAGTTCGCGAGAGAACGTTTATCCTCGGAAGAGTCGTCAGGGTCGTTGAGGACAATGATGTCCTTATAGGACGTGCGGTAGACGTTTTAGATGACGGATCACTGCTGCTTGACATTGACGGACAGTTAAGGAGGGTCTTGTACGGCGATGTTTCGTTAAGGTTTCTCTGA
- a CDS encoding TIGR01177 family methyltransferase, protein MLYVEILGNLPEMARDEVKAMLELAGGRTAGQDYLFLKIEAGGEAFPYLNRLGLAHEYGELIVEADSVDELLEKARGVEWPIKGTFKVDTETMANCRHNVLDLPRKLGAVIHAQGFRVNLSRPDTLVRVYCGEKVYAGIRLRYFDPKDFEGRKAHHRPFFRPISLHPRVSRALVNLTKAKRELLDPMMGAGGILMEAGFLGLKVYGVDIRPEMVEGAEMNLRHYGVRDYELKLGDATRLEELFDKKFEAVATDPPYGTSATLAGRRRDELYRKVLESIYGVLEPGGRLAIAFPADFDGKAEAERAGFELVGRYYQRVHKSLERYFYVFEK, encoded by the coding sequence ATGCTCTACGTTGAGATACTCGGAAACCTGCCGGAGATGGCGAGGGACGAGGTAAAGGCGATGCTGGAACTGGCCGGCGGAAGGACAGCCGGCCAGGATTATCTCTTCCTCAAGATTGAGGCGGGCGGGGAGGCGTTCCCATACCTAAACCGCCTTGGCCTGGCCCACGAGTACGGGGAGCTCATCGTGGAGGCGGACTCAGTTGATGAGCTGCTGGAGAAAGCCAGGGGAGTCGAGTGGCCGATTAAGGGGACCTTTAAGGTCGACACAGAGACGATGGCCAACTGCAGGCACAACGTCCTCGACCTGCCGAGGAAGCTCGGGGCGGTCATACACGCCCAGGGTTTTCGCGTGAACCTCTCAAGGCCGGACACACTCGTCCGGGTTTACTGCGGCGAGAAGGTCTACGCCGGGATAAGGCTCCGCTATTTTGACCCCAAGGACTTCGAGGGCAGAAAAGCCCACCACAGGCCGTTTTTCAGGCCGATTTCCCTCCACCCGAGGGTCTCCCGCGCGCTGGTGAACCTCACGAAGGCCAAGAGAGAGCTCCTCGACCCCATGATGGGCGCCGGCGGGATCCTCATGGAGGCAGGCTTTCTCGGCCTGAAGGTCTACGGGGTGGACATAAGGCCGGAGATGGTTGAAGGCGCGGAGATGAACCTCAGGCACTACGGGGTAAGGGACTACGAGCTGAAGCTCGGCGACGCGACGAGGCTGGAGGAGCTGTTTGACAAAAAGTTCGAAGCCGTTGCTACCGACCCGCCCTACGGGACCTCGGCGACGCTCGCCGGGAGAAGGAGGGACGAGCTCTACAGGAAGGTATTGGAGAGCATCTACGGGGTTCTTGAACCCGGCGGGAGGCTGGCGATAGCCTTTCCGGCGGACTTCGACGGGAAGGCGGAGGCCGAAAGGGCCGGCTTTGAGCTGGTGGGCAGGTACTACCAGCGCGTGCACAAAAGCCTGGAGAGGTACTTCTACGTTTTTGAGAAGTGA
- a CDS encoding exodeoxyribonuclease VII small subunit yields MKRVLAVLFAAILLTPLIGPNIGLAEDFQPKTYKQDFVFTIVVMPNGNANITMKTVWLEPKDEIQKQIDMILNETQNGSMTVEEAIAKFEQEQLRRYVESLTQSGMNLTNESIKSYGIAEGNNVTIVFNAIALNFSRYYSYGDYWEVRIDPTRGYATINIPDTGLPFAIDINSTFIIKLPENATLISYPKAFAKQYNTSKFFVTSEAKGDTVIVNSYIYIEPFLPPDGYKALFGDYKDYYIRYRAPYKGKEHYQSSVMNEYVTLDIYANGNVRLHMRDEYIEPKSEVEARKKEIISYGVENATEYILRTYSIALGYRGALVDNGKVKILGLNETDAPLVIDAEYMLRNFTTFENGSYVYQFDPTLGLTSGLTDRMEYEVNHTLYLTINLPDGGKFLEVPDNISESLNGNRFTMTVVRDGTSLKIVSNVFIRYGATAEDITKMLSNHTTAKIRYTVPEEKSSLSETQQVIAIAVALLLVVGAIVFWKRR; encoded by the coding sequence ATGAAGAGAGTGCTTGCGGTGCTTTTCGCCGCGATTCTGCTGACGCCTCTCATTGGCCCGAATATCGGGCTTGCGGAGGATTTTCAGCCGAAAACGTACAAGCAGGACTTCGTTTTTACCATAGTGGTTATGCCCAACGGAAACGCCAACATTACAATGAAAACCGTCTGGCTCGAACCCAAGGACGAGATTCAGAAGCAGATAGACATGATCCTCAACGAGACCCAGAACGGCAGTATGACTGTGGAGGAGGCCATAGCAAAGTTCGAGCAGGAACAGCTCAGAAGGTACGTTGAGAGCCTTACACAGTCGGGGATGAACCTCACCAACGAGAGCATAAAGTCCTACGGCATCGCCGAGGGCAACAACGTGACAATCGTTTTCAACGCCATAGCCCTCAACTTTTCGAGGTATTACTCCTACGGCGACTACTGGGAGGTCCGCATAGACCCCACCAGGGGCTACGCGACGATAAACATTCCGGACACGGGTCTTCCCTTTGCCATAGACATCAACAGCACCTTCATCATAAAGCTCCCAGAGAACGCTACCTTGATCAGCTATCCGAAGGCCTTTGCAAAGCAATACAACACGAGCAAGTTCTTTGTGACTTCGGAGGCTAAAGGGGACACCGTCATCGTGAACTCGTATATCTATATTGAGCCGTTCCTTCCGCCCGACGGATACAAGGCCCTCTTCGGTGACTACAAGGACTACTACATCCGCTATAGGGCCCCGTACAAAGGGAAGGAGCACTACCAGAGCAGTGTAATGAACGAGTATGTCACACTGGACATCTACGCCAACGGCAACGTCAGGCTCCACATGAGGGACGAGTACATCGAACCCAAGTCCGAGGTCGAGGCCAGGAAGAAGGAGATAATCTCCTACGGCGTTGAGAACGCTACGGAGTACATTCTGAGGACGTACTCGATAGCCCTCGGCTACCGGGGAGCTCTTGTTGACAACGGCAAGGTTAAGATACTCGGCCTCAACGAGACCGATGCCCCGCTGGTGATAGACGCCGAGTACATGTTGCGGAACTTCACGACCTTTGAGAACGGCTCCTACGTTTACCAGTTCGACCCGACCCTTGGCCTCACGAGTGGCCTCACGGACAGGATGGAGTACGAGGTCAACCACACCCTCTACCTCACCATAAACCTCCCCGACGGCGGAAAGTTCCTTGAGGTGCCGGACAACATAAGCGAGAGCCTCAACGGCAACAGGTTCACCATGACCGTTGTGAGGGATGGAACCAGCCTCAAGATAGTCTCAAACGTCTTTATACGCTACGGCGCAACAGCGGAGGACATAACCAAGATGCTCTCCAACCACACCACGGCAAAGATAAGGTACACCGTTCCGGAGGAGAAGAGCAGTCTGAGCGAGACCCAGCAGGTAATAGCAATAGCGGTGGCACTCCTGCTGGTGGTCGGTGCCATAGTCTTCTGGAAGAGGCGCTGA
- a CDS encoding alanyl-tRNA editing protein, which yields MTRKLYYEDAYMREAKARVLEVKEGALLLDQTIFYPTGGGQPHDRGTINGVEVLDVYKDEEGNVWHAVAEPEKFKPGDEVELRLDWDYRYKLMRIHTAMHLMEHVLNVVLPGEWQLYGSGMSVEKGRYDILYPENVNQWRAEIIETFNRLVDEGGEMKTWWEGETRYTQIRDFEVIPCGGTHVRDIKEIGHLKKFKRSSLGKGKQRLEIWLED from the coding sequence GTGACCCGCAAGCTCTACTACGAGGATGCCTACATGAGGGAAGCGAAGGCGAGGGTTCTTGAGGTGAAGGAGGGTGCCCTTCTTCTCGACCAGACAATTTTCTACCCGACCGGCGGCGGCCAGCCCCACGACAGGGGGACGATAAACGGTGTTGAAGTCCTCGACGTCTACAAGGACGAGGAAGGAAACGTCTGGCATGCAGTTGCCGAGCCCGAGAAGTTCAAGCCCGGCGATGAGGTCGAGCTCAGGCTCGACTGGGACTACAGGTACAAGCTCATGAGGATACACACGGCAATGCACCTCATGGAGCACGTCCTCAACGTCGTCCTGCCCGGCGAGTGGCAGCTCTACGGCAGCGGTATGAGCGTCGAGAAGGGCCGCTACGACATACTCTACCCGGAGAACGTGAACCAGTGGAGGGCTGAGATAATCGAGACATTCAACCGGCTCGTTGACGAGGGCGGCGAGATGAAGACATGGTGGGAAGGGGAAACCAGATACACGCAGATAAGGGACTTTGAGGTCATACCCTGCGGCGGGACGCACGTGAGGGACATAAAGGAGATAGGCCACCTGAAGAAGTTCAAGCGCTCCAGCCTCGGAAAAGGAAAGCAGAGGCTGGAGATTTGGCTTGAGGACTGA
- a CDS encoding pyruvate/oxaloacetate carboxyltransferase — protein MAMVEIIDTTFRDAHQSLIATRLTTEDMLAIAEKMDRIGFYSMEVWGGATFDVCIRYLREDPWERLRLLREHIKKTKLQMLLRGQNVVGYRHYPDDVVEKFVELAHRNGIDIFRVFDALNDVRNMEVAIRKAKEVGAEVQGSIVYTTGRIFTREYYMGKVEELLALDVDVITIKDMAALLTPEEAYSLVRDIKETYGVPVNVHTHSATGMAVATYLKAVEAGTDYIDTAISPLAFGTAQPGIQTVWHALPGDKSPRLDRELVHEVSRYLKRLLDEKYSGMLHKEALMVNPYILKYQVPGGMFSNMISQLKEMRALDKLDEILEEIPRVREDLGWPPLVTPTSQIVGTQAVLNVLFGRYERITEEVKNYIRGLYGRPPGEINPELKAKVLGDEEPIRERPGELLEPALERCRRELEGLGYLGKEEDVLTYCLFPQIAKEFFEARKAGRKAPKMPPSVQRFKLYVNGVEFEVGVEGVDLSALKYLPQIANASQVHVSVPSAPAAPAATAAQVPVAPAPAPAAPAAPTPAPAGEGAVTAPMPGKILKILVKEGESVKTGQGLLILEAMKMENEIPAPKDGVVKKILIKEGDTVDTGQALLELE, from the coding sequence ATGGCCATGGTGGAAATAATAGACACAACCTTTAGGGACGCCCACCAGTCTCTCATAGCGACCCGGCTGACGACAGAGGACATGCTGGCGATAGCGGAGAAGATGGACAGGATAGGTTTCTACTCGATGGAGGTGTGGGGAGGGGCAACCTTCGACGTCTGCATCCGCTACCTCAGGGAAGACCCCTGGGAAAGGCTGAGGCTCCTGAGAGAGCACATTAAAAAGACGAAGCTTCAGATGTTGCTCAGGGGCCAGAACGTCGTCGGCTACAGACACTACCCCGACGACGTGGTTGAAAAGTTCGTCGAGCTCGCCCACAGGAACGGGATAGACATCTTCCGCGTCTTCGACGCTTTGAACGACGTCAGGAACATGGAGGTGGCCATAAGGAAGGCCAAGGAAGTCGGCGCCGAGGTTCAGGGCTCGATAGTCTACACCACCGGCAGGATCTTCACCAGGGAGTACTACATGGGGAAGGTCGAGGAGCTTCTCGCGCTGGACGTTGACGTGATAACCATCAAGGACATGGCGGCGCTCCTGACCCCGGAGGAGGCGTACAGCCTCGTGAGGGATATAAAGGAGACCTACGGCGTGCCCGTAAACGTCCACACCCATTCGGCAACGGGCATGGCTGTTGCGACGTACCTCAAGGCCGTTGAAGCCGGGACCGACTACATAGATACCGCGATAAGCCCTCTCGCCTTCGGGACGGCACAGCCGGGGATACAGACGGTGTGGCACGCGCTTCCAGGGGACAAAAGCCCCCGCCTGGACAGGGAGCTCGTCCACGAGGTATCGCGCTACCTGAAGAGGCTCCTGGACGAGAAGTACTCGGGCATGCTCCACAAAGAGGCCCTGATGGTGAACCCGTACATCCTCAAATACCAGGTTCCGGGGGGAATGTTCTCGAACATGATCAGCCAGCTCAAGGAGATGCGGGCCCTGGACAAGCTCGACGAGATACTTGAGGAGATACCGCGCGTCAGGGAAGACCTCGGCTGGCCGCCGCTCGTCACCCCAACGAGCCAGATCGTCGGCACACAGGCGGTGCTCAACGTCCTCTTTGGGAGGTACGAGAGGATAACCGAAGAGGTCAAGAACTACATCAGGGGGCTCTACGGAAGGCCGCCTGGAGAGATAAATCCCGAGCTGAAGGCGAAGGTTCTCGGGGACGAGGAGCCGATAAGGGAAAGGCCAGGGGAACTCCTTGAACCGGCGCTTGAGCGGTGCAGGCGGGAGCTTGAGGGGCTCGGCTACCTTGGGAAGGAAGAGGACGTCCTCACCTACTGCCTCTTCCCGCAGATCGCAAAGGAGTTCTTTGAGGCCAGAAAGGCCGGAAGGAAGGCCCCGAAGATGCCACCTTCAGTTCAGAGGTTCAAGCTTTACGTCAACGGCGTCGAGTTCGAGGTCGGCGTTGAGGGCGTTGACCTGAGTGCGCTGAAGTACCTGCCCCAGATAGCTAACGCAAGCCAGGTTCACGTTTCTGTCCCAAGTGCTCCTGCGGCTCCAGCTGCCACCGCCGCCCAGGTTCCTGTGGCTCCTGCTCCAGCTCCGGCCGCTCCCGCCGCGCCAACTCCAGCTCCAGCCGGAGAGGGTGCCGTTACAGCCCCAATGCCCGGCAAAATCCTCAAGATCCTCGTCAAAGAAGGCGAGAGCGTCAAAACCGGCCAAGGACTACTCATCCTCGAAGCAATGAAAATGGAGAACGAAATCCCAGCACCAAAAGACGGAGTCGTAAAGAAAATCCTAATCAAAGAAGGCGACACAGTCGACACAGGACAAGCACTCCTGGAGCTGGAGTAA
- the fba gene encoding class I fructose-bisphosphate aldolase: MDAYQNVGIRRRMARFFRRDGRGLIFAMDHGFEHGPTDFEEHWEHVNPRIILRKVIRAGVDGVMMLPGLARIAGDELRPNVGLMIKLTSKTELRPKDDQLLQSQLGFVEDAVKLGADAIAATVYWGSPAEDAMMRQFAEIASYAHDLGFPVVQFAYPRGPYINERYGKKEDYRVVMYGARAAVESGADMIKTYWTGSRETFAKVVEAAAGVPVLLSGGAKTENPVDFLKLVWEVIEAGGAGAVVGRNIFQRENPEPFIKALIKVVHRNEDPEEAAKAEGLL, translated from the coding sequence ATGGATGCGTACCAGAACGTTGGCATTAGGCGTAGGATGGCCAGGTTCTTCCGCAGGGACGGGAGGGGGCTTATCTTCGCGATGGATCACGGATTTGAGCACGGCCCGACCGACTTCGAGGAGCACTGGGAGCACGTTAACCCGAGGATAATCCTCAGGAAGGTCATCAGGGCCGGTGTGGATGGCGTTATGATGCTCCCCGGCCTGGCCAGAATCGCCGGTGACGAGCTCAGGCCCAACGTGGGGCTCATGATAAAGCTCACCAGCAAGACTGAACTCAGGCCGAAAGACGACCAGCTCCTCCAGAGCCAGCTGGGCTTTGTTGAGGACGCGGTGAAGCTCGGTGCAGACGCTATAGCCGCAACGGTTTACTGGGGCAGTCCAGCCGAAGACGCAATGATGCGTCAGTTCGCGGAGATAGCGAGCTACGCCCACGACCTCGGCTTCCCGGTTGTGCAGTTCGCCTACCCGAGGGGCCCGTACATCAACGAGCGCTACGGCAAAAAGGAGGACTACCGCGTGGTCATGTACGGTGCCAGGGCAGCAGTCGAGAGCGGCGCTGACATGATAAAGACCTATTGGACCGGCTCACGGGAGACCTTTGCGAAGGTGGTTGAAGCCGCAGCTGGAGTCCCTGTTCTCCTGAGCGGCGGTGCCAAGACCGAGAACCCAGTTGATTTCCTGAAACTCGTTTGGGAGGTCATCGAGGCAGGCGGCGCTGGAGCCGTTGTCGGCAGGAACATCTTCCAGCGCGAGAACCCGGAGCCGTTCATAAAGGCCCTCATAAAGGTCGTGCACAGGAACGAAGACCCCGAAGAGGCTGCGAAGGCGGAGGGCCTCCTCTGA
- a CDS encoding dicarboxylate/amino acid:cation symporter, protein MGKGLLKTYLDIPVLQKILAGLILGIIAGILLPGYAGTLKPLGDLFIRLLKMLVMPIILFSLIVGAASINPARLGRVGVKIILYYLATSAFAVFFGLLMGNIFKPGSGIELGTGAGKAIQAEAPSLVQTLLNIVPTNPFAAFSNGQVLPTIFFAIVFGIAISYLMNSEDERLKTSAETLYKAVDAAAEAMYKIVAGVMQYAPIGVFALIYYVVGTFGPNVAGPLVKVVVAVYLGLILQIVLVYGLLLRVFGIDLIKFLKKAKDAMITAFVTRSSSGTLPVTMRVAEEEMGVDRGIFSFTLPLGATINMDGTALYQGVTVLFVAYAIGQPLTLGQQLIVILTAVLASIGTAGVPGAGAIMLAMVLQSVGLDLTEGSPVALAYAMILGIDAILDMGRTMVNVTGDLAGTTIVAKTEGEVDLSKWEK, encoded by the coding sequence ATGGGAAAGGGTCTGCTTAAGACGTATCTGGACATACCCGTGCTTCAAAAGATTCTTGCCGGCTTGATTCTTGGTATTATTGCCGGAATACTGCTGCCGGGCTATGCGGGCACTCTCAAGCCCCTTGGCGACCTGTTCATCCGCCTGCTGAAGATGCTAGTGATGCCCATCATACTGTTCTCCCTGATAGTCGGTGCAGCCAGCATCAACCCAGCGAGACTTGGAAGGGTCGGGGTCAAGATAATCCTCTACTATCTGGCCACTTCGGCCTTTGCAGTGTTCTTCGGCCTGCTGATGGGCAACATCTTCAAGCCGGGAAGCGGAATAGAGCTGGGTACCGGTGCAGGGAAGGCAATACAGGCGGAGGCGCCTTCGCTCGTCCAAACGCTCCTCAACATAGTTCCGACCAACCCCTTTGCCGCTTTTTCAAACGGCCAGGTGCTGCCCACAATATTCTTCGCCATAGTCTTTGGAATAGCCATCAGCTACCTCATGAACAGCGAGGACGAGAGGCTCAAGACCTCCGCTGAAACCCTTTACAAGGCAGTCGACGCCGCTGCCGAGGCGATGTATAAGATAGTAGCAGGCGTCATGCAGTACGCGCCCATAGGTGTCTTTGCCCTCATCTACTACGTTGTCGGCACTTTCGGGCCCAACGTGGCCGGACCCCTGGTCAAGGTCGTGGTTGCAGTTTACCTCGGCCTCATACTCCAGATAGTCCTGGTCTACGGCCTCCTCCTGAGGGTCTTCGGCATCGACCTCATCAAGTTCCTCAAGAAAGCCAAGGACGCCATGATAACGGCCTTCGTCACGAGGAGCTCCAGCGGAACACTGCCGGTTACCATGCGCGTCGCTGAGGAGGAGATGGGCGTTGACAGGGGAATATTCTCCTTCACACTGCCCCTCGGTGCGACGATAAACATGGACGGCACGGCGCTCTACCAGGGTGTCACGGTTCTCTTCGTGGCCTACGCCATCGGCCAGCCACTGACCCTTGGACAGCAGCTGATTGTTATACTCACCGCCGTGCTGGCATCCATAGGAACGGCCGGCGTTCCCGGTGCAGGGGCTATAATGCTCGCCATGGTGCTCCAGAGCGTCGGCCTCGACCTGACCGAGGGAAGTCCGGTAGCGCTTGCCTACGCCATGATACTCGGCATTGATGCCATCCTGGACATGGGCAGGACGATGGTCAACGTCACAGGCGACCTTGCGGGAACGACCATCGTGGCCAAAACGGAGGGTGAGGTGGACCTCTCCAAGTGGGAGAAGTGA
- a CDS encoding DUF257 domain-containing protein — translation METTGEDVLLEYLKNLSPGEDVIIEYTSREPVHILLHLILRCLRRNGLPVIIVDELDQLHVFRTHMKLAGIDTGLIDGANVIKIGGLIKTGNVLGKVDLSKEFPIRKKYYEEALRKADADHTVRIVPGFDKVLAMHEEDRRELEALFGYMVRPHLGDERRTTFYFMNTELFSERTRKEFREHASRVLKVRFEEDVLRLKIIKSPYLSEYGKRIEIRVKNS, via the coding sequence ATGGAGACCACAGGAGAAGACGTGCTGTTAGAGTACCTCAAAAATCTCAGTCCAGGAGAGGACGTTATAATCGAATACACCTCCAGGGAGCCGGTTCATATACTCCTGCACCTCATTCTGAGGTGCCTGCGAAGGAACGGGCTTCCCGTCATTATAGTGGACGAGCTTGACCAGCTCCATGTGTTTAGAACCCACATGAAACTGGCGGGGATCGACACAGGGCTTATTGACGGTGCCAACGTCATAAAAATCGGCGGTTTGATTAAGACCGGGAACGTCCTCGGCAAAGTTGACCTCAGCAAGGAGTTTCCAATCAGGAAAAAGTACTACGAGGAGGCCCTGCGGAAGGCAGATGCAGACCATACCGTCAGGATCGTGCCCGGCTTTGACAAGGTTCTGGCGATGCATGAGGAGGATAGGCGTGAACTGGAGGCACTGTTTGGATATATGGTTCGGCCCCACCTCGGCGACGAGAGGAGAACAACGTTCTACTTCATGAACACAGAACTTTTCAGCGAGAGAACCCGCAAGGAGTTCAGGGAGCACGCCAGCAGGGTTCTAAAGGTGAGGTTCGAGGAAGACGTGCTCAGACTTAAAATCATAAAGTCCCCCTACCTCTCGGAATACGGGAAAAGGATAGAGATAAGGGTCAAAAACAGCTAG
- a CDS encoding carbon starvation CstA family protein, whose protein sequence is MNSAVIILIAAAIYLGMYFTYGKSLQNKVVRADSGRPTPAHKLYDGVDYVPAHPLVLYGHHFASIAGAGPIVGPALAMAWGWLPGLIWVWFGNVFIGAVHDYLALMSSVRYDGKSVQWIAGKLMTRRTGIAFEFYILFALLLVIAAFMSVIAGIFTKTPEAATASILFLISAVIVGYLMYKTSLHFAGATIVGLILLVVSVWLGFKYPIQASYHQWNIFLFVYIIIAASLPVWVLLQPRDYLNAYILWFGLILGGVAFAILGSKGTFTAPAYTSWSASVVGGKPSPFWPTIPLVIACGSLSGFHSIVGSGTTSKQLDNELHGLMVGYGGMFTEGFLSTIVIASIAVYGIKVFADAGIDINAANWASIYAPKVAGEIGKVGIFAKSYAYGLQDAFGIPFKTGAVFASLWVSAFALTTLDTATRLGRFAWQEVVGMLMDTSEGIGKTISNKWLASFVLALVGMWLAWGNQWLILWPAFSGMNQMLASIAMMTGALWVTKVQQAGKWSYAVLIPAVFLWITVSAALVWFLAVVVPGIGDVGTRYAVGFITLVGILLNLMLVFDFYAAWKKPAEEYAAAS, encoded by the coding sequence ATGAACTCAGCTGTGATTATTTTAATAGCGGCCGCAATATATCTTGGGATGTATTTTACCTACGGCAAGAGCCTTCAGAACAAGGTCGTCAGGGCCGACTCGGGAAGGCCCACACCCGCCCACAAGCTCTACGACGGTGTTGACTACGTTCCGGCACACCCGCTGGTTCTCTACGGACACCACTTCGCGTCAATAGCGGGAGCAGGTCCAATCGTCGGTCCGGCGCTAGCAATGGCCTGGGGCTGGCTTCCGGGACTCATCTGGGTCTGGTTCGGAAACGTCTTCATTGGTGCCGTCCACGACTACCTGGCGCTTATGTCATCGGTTCGCTACGATGGCAAGTCGGTCCAGTGGATAGCAGGAAAGCTAATGACAAGGAGAACTGGAATAGCCTTTGAGTTCTACATACTGTTCGCTCTGCTCCTTGTTATAGCGGCATTCATGTCGGTTATTGCTGGAATCTTTACCAAGACTCCAGAGGCGGCGACAGCTTCAATACTGTTCCTCATCTCGGCCGTTATAGTGGGCTATCTGATGTACAAGACGAGCCTCCACTTCGCAGGTGCCACCATCGTCGGCCTTATACTCCTTGTGGTCTCCGTCTGGCTCGGCTTTAAGTATCCAATACAGGCCTCATACCACCAGTGGAACATATTCCTCTTTGTCTACATCATAATCGCGGCATCACTGCCCGTGTGGGTGCTACTGCAGCCGAGGGACTACCTGAACGCATACATACTATGGTTCGGCCTGATCCTCGGAGGCGTTGCCTTTGCGATCCTGGGCTCCAAGGGCACCTTCACGGCCCCTGCCTACACCAGCTGGTCGGCAAGCGTCGTCGGCGGCAAACCATCGCCGTTCTGGCCTACGATACCGCTCGTCATCGCGTGCGGTTCACTCAGCGGATTCCACTCAATCGTCGGTTCGGGAACCACCTCCAAGCAGCTTGACAACGAGCTTCACGGCCTCATGGTCGGCTACGGTGGAATGTTCACCGAGGGCTTCCTGTCGACCATAGTCATAGCATCGATAGCCGTCTATGGAATCAAGGTCTTCGCCGATGCCGGAATCGACATAAACGCCGCCAACTGGGCTTCAATCTACGCCCCCAAGGTCGCGGGAGAGATTGGAAAGGTCGGCATATTCGCCAAGAGCTACGCCTACGGCCTCCAGGACGCCTTCGGAATACCGTTCAAGACCGGCGCTGTCTTTGCGAGCCTCTGGGTCTCGGCATTCGCTCTGACCACCCTTGACACGGCGACCAGGCTCGGCCGCTTTGCCTGGCAGGAAGTTGTTGGGATGCTCATGGACACCAGCGAGGGAATAGGGAAGACGATTTCCAACAAGTGGCTTGCATCCTTCGTTCTCGCTCTCGTTGGAATGTGGCTCGCGTGGGGCAACCAGTGGCTCATCCTCTGGCCGGCCTTCAGCGGCATGAACCAGATGCTGGCCAGCATAGCAATGATGACCGGCGCACTGTGGGTAACCAAGGTACAGCAGGCCGGCAAGTGGAGCTACGCCGTCCTGATACCCGCAGTGTTCCTGTGGATAACTGTAAGCGCCGCACTGGTATGGTTCCTCGCCGTCGTCGTCCCGGGAATCGGCGATGTCGGAACAAGGTACGCGGTTGGCTTCATAACCCTGGTCGGCATACTGCTGAACCTCATGCTGGTCTTTGACTTCTACGCGGCCTGGAAGAAACCAGCGGAGGAGTATGCCGCCGCCTCGTGA